In a single window of the Lynx canadensis isolate LIC74 chromosome E2, mLynCan4.pri.v2, whole genome shotgun sequence genome:
- the HRC gene encoding sarcoplasmic reticulum histidine-rich calcium-binding protein → MGQRGPRVHTSLLWAALASLLLPPAMTQQLRGAGPGPSNWNNNAGVVGPSEDVSGEFGHPIHSHGGHGDEKEDVSTEREYQFRSHRGHGEENEDVSGEYSHGLRDHRYRDHEVREEDVPDEGVFTKHARQARGHRGHENEDVDDSAEPGHHFPSHRSHSHEDEDEAEVVSSKHHHHIIGHVHGGHGEEEDEDEEEGVVSTEYGHQAHRHRGHGKEEDEDASDEHPHHIPSHHGRRGHGEEDDDDVDDDGDVVSTEYGHHTHRHHNHGKEEDEDISEEHPHHVSSHGHRGHGEEDDDDVDDDDDVVSTEYGHHTYRHQSHGKEEDEDVSEEHPHHVPSHGHRGHGEENDDDDDDDDVVSAEYGHHTHRHHNHGKEEDEDVSEEHPHHVSSHGHRGHGEEDDDDVDEDDDDVISTEYEHHTHRHHSHGKEEDEGVSEEHPHHVPSHGHRGHGEEDDDDVDDDDDDVISTEYEHHTHRHHSHGKEEDEDVSDEHHHHIPSHRHRGHREEDEEEDMSTEYGHQAHRHRGHGDKEDEEEDVSTEHWHQSPRHTHSLGEEEEEEEEEEEITVKFSHHIASSQPQGHKSTEEEDFPDEYKSAVPDHHHHEVHKEEDADVSDKLGHQAPSHRQQGHQDEGTGHRGSIKDEISPQPPEHMGIKDRSHLRERDSKEEEEKEEGHSSHEEDDESSEQGEEHTRHGSLDQKDEEDEEEGHGLSLSQEEEEEERREGKAEVQAPLSQDHQEEEEEGLEEDELPFTIIPNPLAKTEVAGGGSSEEESGEDTGLQGDQEYGNYQPGSLCGYCSFCNRCTECENCHCDEENMGEHCDQCQHCQFCYLCPLVCETVCTPGSYVDYFSSSLYQALADMLETPEP, encoded by the exons ATGGGCCAACGTGGGCCACGGGTGCACACTTCTCTCCTCTGGGCCGCCCTGGCcagcctgctcctcccccctgccATGACCCAGCAGCTGAgaggggctgggccaggccccAGCAACTGGAACAACAATGCAGGAGTCGTGGGGCCCTCGGAGGACGTGTCAGGTGAGTTTGGCCACCCCATCCACAGCCACGGAGGCCATGGAGATGAGAAGGAGGATGTTTCTACAGAGAGAGAGTATCAATTCCGGAGCCACAGAGGCCACGGAGAAGAGAACGAAGATGTCTCCGGGGAATACAGTCACGGACTCCGAGACCACAGGTACCGAGACCACGAGGTCAGAGAGGAGGATGTCCCTGATGAGGGCGTCTTCACAAAGCATGCTCGGCAAGCCCGTGGGCACAGAGGTCATGAGAATGAAGATGTGGACGATTCAGCTGAGCCTGGGCACCACTTCCCCAGCCACAGAAGCCACAGCCATGAGGACGAGGACGAGGCTGAAGTTGTGTCCAGCAAGCATCACCATCATATCATCGGGCATGTACATGGAGGCCACggagaggaggaggatgaagacGAGGAGGAAGGGGTTGTCTCCACGGAGTACGGACACCAGGCCCACAGGCACAGGGGCCACGGGAAGGAAGAGGATGAGGATGCTTCAGATGAGCATCCCCATCACATCCCCAGCCACCATGGACGCCGAGGCCACGGAGAAGAAGATGACGAcgatgttgatgatgatggtgatgtcgTCTCCACTGAGTACGGACACCACACCCACAGGCATCACAACCATGGGAAGGAAGAGGATGAAGATATCTCAGAAGAACATCCCCATCATGTCTCCAGCCACGGACACCGAGGCCATGGAGAAGAAGATGACGacgatgttgatgatgatgatgatgtcgtCTCCACTGAGTATGGACACCACACCTACAGGCACCAAAGCCACGGGAAGGAAGAGGATGAAGACGTCTCAGAAGAACATCCCCATCATGTCCCCAGCCATGGACACCGAGGCCATGGAGAAGAaaatgacgatgatgatgatgatgatgatgtcgtCTCCGCTGAGTACGGACACCACACCCACAGGCATCACAACCATGGGAAGGAAGAGGATGAAGATGTCTCAGAAGAACATCCCCATCATGTCTCCAGCCACGGACACCGAGGCCACGGAGAAGAAGATGACGACGATgttgatgaagatgatgatgatgtcatCTCCACTGAGTACGAACACCACACCCACAGGCATCACAGCCACGGGAAGGAAGAGGATGAAGGCGTCTCAGAAGAACATCCCCATCATGTCCCCAGCCACGGACACCGAGGCCACGGAGAAGAAGATGACGacgatgttgatgatgatgatgacgatgtcATCTCCACTGAGTACGAACACCACACCCACAGGCATCACAGCCACGGGAAAGAAGAGGATGAAGACGTCTCAGATGAACACCATCATCATATCCCCAGCCACAGACACCGAGGCCACAGAgaagaagatgaggaagaggatATGTCCACTGAGTATGGACACCAGGCCCACAGGCACCGAGGCCATGGAGACaaagaggatgaggaagaggatgTGTCCACTGAACACTGGCACCAGAGTCCCAGACATACTCACAGccttggagaagaggaggaggaggaggaggaggaggaggagatcaCAGTCAAGTTCAGCCACCACATTGCAAGCTCCCAACCCCAAGGCCACAAGAGCACTGAGGAAGAGGATTTTCCAGATGAATATAAATCAGCGGTCCCAGACCATCACCACCATGAGGTCCACAAGGAGGAAGATGCGGACGTCTCTGACAAGCTTGGCCACCAGGCTCCCAGCCACAGGCAACAAGGCCACCAAGATGAAGGAACTGGCCATAGAGGATCCATCAAAGATGAGAttagcccccagcccccagaacaCATGGGGATCAAGGATAGAAGccatttgagggagagagattctaaggaggaagaggagaaggaagagggccaCAGCTCCCATGAAGAAGATGATGAAAGTTCAGAACAGGGAGAGGAGCACACCCGCCATGGCAGCCTGGACCAGAAGGATGAAGAAGATGAGGAGGAAGGTCACGGCCTCAGCCTgagtcaggaggaggaggaggaggagaggagggaagggaaggctgaGGTTCAGGCCCCTCTGAGCCAAGACcaccaagaggaggaggaggagggactggAGGAAGATGAGCTCCCCTTCACCATCATCCCTAACCCACTGGCCAAGACGGAGGTGGCTGGAGGTGGCTCCAGTGAGGAGGAAAGTGGTGAGGACACTG GCCTGCAGGGTGACCAGGAGTACGGGAACTACCAGCCGGGGTCTCTGTGTGGCTACTGCTCTTTCTGCAAT AGATGTACTGAATGTGAGAATTGTCACTGTGACGAGGAGAACATGGGAGAGCACTGCGACCAGTGCCAG cACTGCCAGTTCTGCTACCTCTGCCCGCTGGTTTGCGAAACGGTCTGCACTCCAG GAAGCTACGTCGActatttctcctcctccctgtACCA AGCCCTGGCGGACATGCTGGAAACTCCGGAACCCTGA